The Drosophila biarmipes strain raj3 chromosome X, RU_DBia_V1.1, whole genome shotgun sequence genome includes the window CACTTGGTAATCTAGCCACCCGACTTGCTATATCTTCTTGCGCTGCTTGAGTTGGGAAAGTGAAAATAATAGAATAGCATACAGAAAGTGTCCATAAAAGTTAAGGAGTGCATGCAAAAACTCCAAGTGCATAGACATTAGTGAATTataagtagaagtccttataatttcggttagaattttaataaagacatttttgtgccaaaggtttttattttgtactaGTATGCTCTCTTATagcatacaaatatttaaaaattgtttcgtTTCATctggcattaaaaaaattttacatattACTATTCGATATTCGTTGCTCCTTTTTAATGTCTAATAGATCGAATTCTAGGACATTCTTGGCGAAGCCCCTAGTGGACGGTGCCTGTTTAATTTTGTTAGACGTAACTTCCAAAGTAACATTACAAATGTTAGATagatattgttatttttatgcttCTTTTTGGTTATATCTTTAAGACGAGCCAATAAGCTTCTACactttttacaattaaatatttacatgtgACTTGATTTGCCATCCTAATTCAACCGCGAGGGTAGAGACCcgcattttaaatgttaaacttTCTCTCTTTTAACGCAGGAGGATTCCTGGaaaattttttggttttataaaattttctttacttACAGTGATTTACAAGCTGTGTCCATATgggtaattatttatttacatttttcgaaattctgaaACATCGAAAAAGTGATATTCCCAGGAGCAGAAgttagtttatttaaaaaccacCAAAGGTAAACTttctaaaattgttttttttaatatttttttttaacattccTATAGAAGCTACACAATACTGTTGTCCGATTCGGCTCAAGATAATAGCTTTGGGAAGGTTTAATCaggatagctttaaaactcaGAGACTAGTTTGAGTAGAAAGGGGTAGGGACAGTCGATTTAgccgactcgtctagtgattcGTATTCTAAAAACGTCTTCTTCAAGGTATTtaaaacttctgactgaaattttCAAACCCTCTGCAATGGTATTCAAGTCCACCCTAATTTACATACatacgatatcgatatcgagAAGAgttttagtaaatttataaaaaaaatgtgttcgaaatagaaaacaaaaaccttCGGCATTCAGTAAAGAAAACAAGGTAATAAACGAAATAGTTTGGATCACTTACATTCTTCAGTTGCTTGGGGGATGAGCTGCTTCTTGTTGGGGCGTTGCCCCTTTTCGACGGAGTGGAGCTGGCGTTTGCGGGGGAGCCCTTTGGTCGTCCTACTGCACTACCAACCTTCGCTGGTGATTTGATCACTTCGCGACCAGCAGCAATGTTCGATTTCCTGGGACTGCCCACGGTTTGCGATCGTCTCCTGACAACTTGCCCGCTTCGCCTACTATTGGTTAAGCTGCTGTTCCTGAGTGGTAACGATCGCGGTGTGCTGGGAGTACTTATCTCCCCTAGCAACTGCGGTTCCGAGTCGTAGCCCAGAGATAATTTCGGACTGAACAACCTCTTTCGAGCGGAAGAAGGAGCTGCCATCCGGCAGCTGTCTTCCATCGTGAGAAAATCATCCAGATGTTGGAAGCTGCGTGGCGTGGCATTCGAAAAGGAGGACATTGTAGGGGTGGATAGGCCACATTGCAGGTCTCCCGTACTGGTACTCTGCGAGACTAGACCATCAGGATTTTCGGTGCTCGATGAAACATCAATTTCAGCACACAGTTCCTCAATGAGTTGGCGCTGCTGTTGATCAAATTGCGTCTGCATGCGACGACGCTCCTCTTCCTGGTAAAGGACCAACTGATTCATCCGCTCCCGGTGACTACGCAGGTAGTTGCGCACTCCTGCTCTCCGGCTAGCTTCCAGAGGGCCATGTTCACCCAACGCTCTTTCTATTATACGTTCCACCTCACGATCTCTCCTGGAGCAGCTGCTACCGGTGGTTGTAGTGTTTGTTGTGGTGTTGCTGCTCTTACACCTGACACTGCGATTCACCCGTTTGGCCTGGGACTCTATGGTCTGCTTTTGAAAGTTCACCAAACTCTGGCTAGGCTTGACCGCCTGGGCCTCCCGCTGCATATGCTCCACAAGAACTTGAGAAGGCTCCTCCAGCGTGAAGCTCCGTGAGCGCTGAAAACTAGCTGGACCTGGCTGTAAGGACCCTAACTCCGTTTTCTTTACCTCCTTTTCATTGCACTCAACTATCGAAGGACTGGTACTAGAGCGCAGGATCCTCTTGTCCTGAACTTTGGGTAAAAGTTTACCCAGTCCCGACTGTTCAAACTGCAGGATGCGTTCGGTAATTCGATTGTGCCGCCTGGGGGACAAGTTCTCCACTGGCTCCAGCGGCGGCTGGGGCGTGGGAGGATCAACCTGTATGGTGGGCAGCTGAGTGTCAAGGACAAGAGTCTGAGGACGTGTCTGGCTTCGAGTGCTGTCGTAGATGAAAGTCTCCGTCTGCTTCAGCTGGGGCAGGCTCCGCCGACCGGCCATGTCGGATCCCGCCGAGTGTCTGGCCAGGCGGTAGCGTTCCTCCAACTTCAAAGCCATCTGGCGGGCAAGCTGCACCTCGCGCCTCTTGGCACTAGTGATCTGGAACATAAAGAGTGGGTTACGCCTTAGTAAGCGCCACTCCCTGGACAAGTTTCCGACTCACCAGTGGTGGTAGTATGGCTTGTCCATCCAGCCGAAACCGGAAGGAGGCGGGGTCCGCGCAACCAGGGGCACTGCCCTCGGAAGGGTCGCTCCAGATCGATATGGTGGTGCTGGCCGTGGGCGTAGTGTCCTCATTTTGGCTCCGGCTTAGCTCTACGGCCGCCAGTAGCTGCTCCATAGCCCTACTGAAAGAGGGATTTGCATTACATTAGGCAGTAAAAGTAATTACAAGCTATAAAACCACGCAAGAAACGCGAATAACACACTTACCAAGTGGCATCCATCGGTGTTAGCTACGGGGAATTTTGTTGGGAAAATCGAAATGTGTGCTCAAAAGACTGCTATGCTactaatttttgttttgtttaaattttcgTTCAATGTTCTAATTGGTTGTTTCTATTAGAGATGATAAATAACGATAGCACTGCGAGGGCCATCGACTTCCCGCCAAAAAGCAAGAAACCTTTGCAAAggtattcaaaataaaaaagtttcgAAACGCTTTCAATTCAATATTGGGTTATAAACGTGAACGTTGTCGAAAGTAAAAGCTTGCAAAAGCCACTTGGACCACCTCAACACCAAAACCGACACtaattttcaaacaaaaattCAAATCCCACAAAAATTGCGACCCCAATTTGATTTATCGATAACCGATTATTATATCTAGTTATGAAACACCGATTGCTACGAACAATTTTGATACCAAACtccaaaaataataacgattttttaaactgttaaaatttattaattattttagcgATAGTATGATAAATATTAGGATccagcatttatttatttcggaaGGGTAGTTATCAATATTTGTAATGTCTTTCATACCACATTCTAGCTGCTAAATTGAGCTGCTAAATTGATGAGTTGAAATTTCAGCAGTAAAGCGAGTTCATTAATTTCCGAGCAGCTGTGAGAAGTTGTccaattttttactgaaatgtCTGAAAACTCAGTTTTAATGGAGCAGCTGAGAACAACTGGCAGAAATTTATGGAATACCCTTATTTTCCACAACATTTTCGGTATTTGTCAGCGTGGTCTTTGGCTACTTTggtattataatataatataaaatattattctttttaattgtttgcttaatttatacaaataaatatttaaatacctaTATGTTTGAAACATATGCCAGGTACATAACTAACTTATGCATaacaaaacaaggaagaatTCTATAATtaagtgcctcgactatcaaatacccgTTCTTTAGCGAAAGGGAGCTAAAGGGATGTGTATATATTTACACAGTGGTGGGCCAAAGACCGAAcccctttttttattttaccaacaGTTTATgcagttttgttttaaatgttattgttATACAACAACCGACATTTCCTTCCTACTcaacttaaactttttaagttataaaaaaaaccttaacACCGGGCCTGACCAAAGCGAACATACGATTTCTTCCACAACCCTTTTCCAAACGTGAGCTTTAATCTTTTAATCCGCGCTTTGCGGTAGTAAACATAATTGTTGGGGAGCAGCAGCCAATTCTTCACGACATGCGCGTGGGATTATCATCCTGCTTGATTTAGCTAGTACCGAGGCAAATTTTTgtccaaagatgttttcaaattatgttattatttatacCATAAATATAGCCAGGGTATTCCTTAAACTGTTGAATTGCTGAATTATGGTCAGCTGTTAATCAGCTGTTGTTGAATTGCTGAAAACCAGAGTTTTCGCTGCTCTCGACTAAAAGTAAGAGGGTATCTCTGGTCGCTTGAAAACACGGAGGAAGAGGTAAATGCAATTAATGGATATCTGATGGAATGCGCCTGTTAGCTGTTCTAACAGTTCAGTTTTTTGCCCTATTCTCGGCATTCTTCTTAATATTACACCGAATCTTTGGTAAGCACAGCCTGGCAATCTGACAAATAGCTGACAtcttaaaagtgaaaatttaaCAGGGAACTTTAATTACTACAATTTAATGTTGAATTTTTAACAGCTTAAGAAATACCCTGGGTCCTTTCAGCAACAGACGCCCATAACTTTTCGTTGGTATTTTTTGGCTAGACAGTCCTCACCATATTTGGGGCACTCTTTTCAAATTTCCTCAAATATATCGAGCGCGTCGAATCGATGACTATCGGCGGCCTCCCAGCTCTAAAGGGAATCTGTATTTTTTATCATTGCTCTGTGGCGCGATCGAGTTTGTTTGGCAGTCGAGAAATCGGCAACTCAGTTTCAAAagtgttttggttttggacACCGCCAGCTCCAGCGAGAAGTATGCCAAACTTGTAGATTGTGCTCTGGATGCGTGTCTGCTCGTCGATTTCTGTTTACACTGTTTGTTGTGTGTGTCGCTCGCTAACTAGGTAGTTGGGAAACGGGTtgaaaaacgttttttaaCTCGAAACTAGGCCTACACTCGGGCTCTTTGCCACACATCTTCCTGCTCGGAATTGCGTTGTAAGTGTGTAAGGAGTGCGTGcaggcgtgtgtgtgtgcgagacAAGTGTAATGTCTGCAAAAATAGATCCGGTCgggttttactttttttagtGCAGCACCAAATCATCATTGCCCCCACCCCTCCCCGCCCTGCTGCGCCAGTGtaggaaataaaaacaaaagcgcCAAGTTTCGCACATATGTacagcgtgtgtgtgtgtgcggtgtgcatgtgtgtgctCGTACGCCGTTTGTGTGGTTGTggtattgtttttgtttgtacaTCATTCTGCGACGCAATAGAAAAAGACATCGAAGGCCAAACAACTTTGCCCGCTGTGCGATGTTCTAAGGCGCTAGTTGTGGCTGCTGGGCGTTAGTTTTGCCCGGCTTGCCTCTCGACATTACAACTCGGGTTCTCCGCGCGCCTTGTCCTCCCCCGCCGCGGGCCGTCCTCCCACGCTGTGGTGCCGTCTCCCTCGCACGCAGCCGGTGAGGAAGGCGGTAAACAAAGCGATAGAGCAACGCCAGGGAAAACAAACGCAAAACAAGAGTGCCGTCGAATAAGCTTGCAAAATAAGTTATATAAGTAGTGCTCTGTGCCATGGCTATCCACTGGTCCGAAAAGTCGCAATAACATGACCACATTTTCCAGTCGCACAACGCAGTTGTGTTCTTGCGTTCAGTTCTTTATCCGCCAGACAAGAGAGCTCGTGGGAGTGGAAAAGGCACGGCGAAGTCATTCGCCAAACGGCGAGTGGCCGAAAAACATCGCATGCAAGGCTAATGAACATTGTTTCCTCTTCCACCAACAGCCGCAGCGCCACAAAGGCCTCACAAGGGAGCGAGCAAAGGACGGAAGCACAGGAGCAGAGCGAGAGCAGGAGAGAGCGAGGTGCCCTCTCCGCCCATGCGCACAGCTGATACGGAACCTGGCCTAACGGTGAACCGATTGTCTCGCTGCTGCAGGAGCGGAAATCGAAAGCGAGGCGGAAGTCCGCTGGAACAGCGCAGCGGAACACAGCCCGCCACTGCGGcagccggagccggagcccGAAGCCCGAAGCCCGAGGTTGGGAGCCAAGAGGCGAGGGGAAGCACACGCCGAAGCACACGAGTCCATCGAACATGTTCCAAGCCCTGCCCCGTCCGTCAAGGTCCACGCTCCACTGCGGAGCCACTGCCATCGTCACAGTCGTCCTCATGGCCTGGTACGTCCCAAACCCACCCACTAGCAGGCCCGCCCCCTCCCTGCTCTGGGCGTAAGCCCCTCTTTCGCGGAGTAACAGGTAGCAGTAGTGTTTCCGTGTCATGGTGCTTGTTATGCCGCCACCTCCCAATGTTGTGCTCCCAAAAATcagcaaaaaatgttatcaagggttcatttgaaaattgaaatcaaCTACAAACGCAGAAGAAAACGACTGAACACACGACGCAATGATTAGGACACCCTAGCCACTGCCGAAGTGTACGATAACCAGAAGGGAAGTTAGCAATGTCGTTTCCATGGGAGCAGCTTTCCAATCttcgaacaaaaaataatcacaCACtttgtatcaaaatgttaCATTTCAAATTAATGCTTAC containing:
- the LOC108028891 gene encoding uncharacterized protein LOC108028891 isoform X4; translated protein: MDATCRAMEQLLAAVELSRSQNEDTTPTASTTISIWSDPSEGSAPGCADPASFRFRLDGQAILPPLITSAKRREVQLARQMALKLEERYRLARHSAGSDMAGRRSLPQLKQTETFIYDSTRSQTRPQTLVLDTQLPTIQVDPPTPQPPLEPVENLSPRRHNRITERILQFEQSGLGKLLPKVQDKRILRSSTSPSIVECNEKEVKKTELGSLQPGPASFQRSRSFTLEEPSQVLVEHMQREAQAVKPSQSLVNFQKQTIESQAKRVNRSVRCKSSNTTTNTTTTGSSCSRRDREVERIIERALGEHGPLEASRRAGVRNYLRSHRERMNQLVLYQEEERRRMQTQFDQQQRQLIEELCAEIDVSSSTENPDGLVSQSTSTGDLQCGLSTPTMSSFSNATPRSFQHLDDFLTMEDSCRMAAPSSARKRLFSPKLSLGYDSEPQLLGEISTPSTPRSLPLRNSSLTNSRRSGQVVRRRSQTVGSPRKSNIAAGREVIKSPAKVGSAVGRPKGSPANASSTPSKRGNAPTRSSSSPKQLKNRKKI
- the LOC108028891 gene encoding uncharacterized protein LOC108028891 isoform X3, which codes for MDATCRAMEQLLAAVELSRSQNEDTTPTASTTISIWSDPSEGSAPGCADPASFRFRLDGQAILPPLITSAKRREVQLARQMALKLEERYRLARHSAGSDMAGRRSLPQLKQTETFIYDSTRSQTRPQTLVLDTQLPTIQVDPPTPQPPLEPVENLSPRRHNRITERILQFEQSGLGKLLPKVQDKRILRSSTSPSIVECNEKEVKKTELGSLQPGPASFQRSRSFTLEEPSQVLVEHMQREAQAVKPSQSLVNFQKQTIESQAKRVNRSVRCKSSNTTTNTTTTGSSCSRRDREVERIIERALGEHGPLEASRRAGVRNYLRSHRERMNQLVLYQEEERRRMQTQFDQQQRQLIEELCAEIDVSSSTENPDGLVSQSTSTGDLQCGLSTPTMSSFSNATPRSFQHLDDFLTMEDSCRMAAPSSARKRLFSPKLSLGYDSEPQLLGEISTPSTPRSLPLRNSSLTNSRRSGQVVRRRSQTVGSPRKSNIAAGREVIKSPAKVGSAVGRPKGSPANASSTPSKRGNAPTRSSSSPKQLKNQRKKI
- the LOC108028891 gene encoding uncharacterized protein LOC108028891 isoform X1, with the protein product MDATCRAMEQLLAAVELSRSQNEDTTPTASTTISIWSDPSEGSAPGCADPASFRFRLDGQAILPPLITSAKRREVQLARQMALKLEERYRLARHSAGSDMAGRRSLPQLKQTETFIYDSTRSQTRPQTLVLDTQLPTIQVDPPTPQPPLEPVENLSPRRHNRITERILQFEQSGLGKLLPKVQDKRILRSSTSPSIVECNEKEVKKTELGSLQPGPASFQRSRSFTLEEPSQVLVEHMQREAQAVKPSQSLVNFQKQTIESQAKRVNRSVRCKSSNTTTNTTTTGSSCSRRDREVERIIERALGEHGPLEASRRAGVRNYLRSHRERMNQLVLYQEEERRRMQTQFDQQQRQLIEELCAEIDVSSSTENPDGLVSQSTSTGDLQCGLSTPTMSSFSNATPRSFQHLDDFLTMEDSCRMAAPSSARKRLFSPKLSLGYDSEPQLLGEISTPSTPRSLPLRNSSLTNSRRSGQVVRRRSQTVGSPRKSNIAAGREVIKSPAKVGSAVGRPKGSPANASSTPSKRGNAPTRSSSSPKQLKNSHTNLEQEERQWAATRINAAVRGFLTRRLFATEQVQRIVQTIRDTLVFVLNLHLETCGNGLEAEEPANLRLKARLLQQLCTASRTLHMIFFQTNTKERLEIIARDRKRIKTKLLLKHS
- the LOC108028891 gene encoding uncharacterized protein LOC108028891 isoform X2, with the protein product MDATWAMEQLLAAVELSRSQNEDTTPTASTTISIWSDPSEGSAPGCADPASFRFRLDGQAILPPLITSAKRREVQLARQMALKLEERYRLARHSAGSDMAGRRSLPQLKQTETFIYDSTRSQTRPQTLVLDTQLPTIQVDPPTPQPPLEPVENLSPRRHNRITERILQFEQSGLGKLLPKVQDKRILRSSTSPSIVECNEKEVKKTELGSLQPGPASFQRSRSFTLEEPSQVLVEHMQREAQAVKPSQSLVNFQKQTIESQAKRVNRSVRCKSSNTTTNTTTTGSSCSRRDREVERIIERALGEHGPLEASRRAGVRNYLRSHRERMNQLVLYQEEERRRMQTQFDQQQRQLIEELCAEIDVSSSTENPDGLVSQSTSTGDLQCGLSTPTMSSFSNATPRSFQHLDDFLTMEDSCRMAAPSSARKRLFSPKLSLGYDSEPQLLGEISTPSTPRSLPLRNSSLTNSRRSGQVVRRRSQTVGSPRKSNIAAGREVIKSPAKVGSAVGRPKGSPANASSTPSKRGNAPTRSSSSPKQLKNSHTNLEQEERQWAATRINAAVRGFLTRRLFATEQVQRIVQTIRDTLVFVLNLHLETCGNGLEAEEPANLRLKARLLQQLCTASRTLHMIFFQTNTKERLEIIARDRKRIKTKLLLKHS